One segment of Tachyglossus aculeatus isolate mTacAcu1 chromosome 16, mTacAcu1.pri, whole genome shotgun sequence DNA contains the following:
- the ADRA2A gene encoding alpha-2A adrenergic receptor: MFHQAQPLAEGGLPPMGALRADWGNWTPNGTAPGAPRPPPYSLQVTLTLVSLAGLLMLLTVFGNVLVIIAVLTSRALKAPQNLFLVSLASADILVAALVIPFSLANEVMGYWYFGPAWCEIYLALDVLFCTSSIVHLCAISLDRYWSVTRAVEYNLKRTPRRIKAVILTVWVISAVISFPPLISLEKEKGRVGGGGGGERGEPRCEINDQKWYVVSSCIGSFFAPCLIMILVYVRIYQIAKRRTRVPANAARRPRRPPRERARPNGLAPPKLNGAAEARGEPAESAPCRPEPNGPDPDGSSSSGRAAPSEPAPPAPPPPPPPPPPPRRPAKAGRVRPGPSGPPRDDDDDDDGQRGAKGSRWRGRQNREKRFTFVLAVVIGVFVACWFPFFFTYTLTALCCPAPRTLFKFFFWFGYCNSSLNPVIYTIFNHDFRRAFKRILCRGGGKRTG, encoded by the coding sequence ATGTTCCACCAGGCCCAGCCGCTGGCCGAGGGGGGCCTCCCCCCCATGGGGGCCCTGCGGGCGGACTGGGGCAACTGGACCCCCAACGGGACGGCCCCGGgggccccccggccgcccccgtACTCCCTGCAGGTCACCCTGACCCTGGTCAGCCTGGCCGGGCTGCTGATGCTGCTGACCGTGTTCGGCAACGTGCTGGTGATCATCGCCGTGCTCACCAGCCGGGCGCTGAAGGCCCCCCAGAACCTGTTCCTGGTGTCCCTGGCGTCGGCCGACATCCTGGTGGCCGCGCTGGTCATCCCCTTCTCCCTGGCCAACGAGGTGATGGGCTACTGGTACTTCGGGCCGGCCTGGTGCGAGATCTACCTGGCGCTGGACGTGCTGTTCTGCACGTCCAGCATCGTGCACCTGTGCGCCATCAGCCTGGACCGCTACTGGTCCGTCACGCGGGCCGTCGAGTACAACCTCAAGCGGACGCCGCGGCGCATCAAGGCCGTCATCCTCACCGTGTGGGTCATCTCGGCCGTCATCTCCTTCCCGCCGCTCATCtccctggagaaggagaagggccgtgtagggggcggcggcggcggcgagcggGGGGAGCCGCGCTGCGAGATCAACGACCAGAAGTGGTACGTCGTCTCGTCGTGCATCGGCTCCTTCTTCGCCCCCTGCCTCATCATGATCCTGGTGTACGTGCGCATCTACCAGATCGCCAAGCGCCGCACGCGCGTGCCCGCCAACGCCGCGCGCCGCCCCCGCCGGCCGCCTCGGGAGCGCGCGCGCCCCAACGGCCTGGCGCCGCCCAAGCTCAACGGCGCCGCGGAGGCGCGCGGGGAGCCCGCCGAGAGCGCCCCCTGCCGACCGGAGCCCAACGGGCCGGACCCCGACGGCAGCTCGTCGTCGGGGCGGGCCGCCCCCTCAGAACCAGcaccaccagcaccaccaccaccaccaccaccgccaccaccgCCCCGCCGGCCCGCCAAGGCCGGCCGCGTCCGCCCGGGCCCCTCAGGCCCTCCccgcgacgacgacgacgacgacgacggccaGCGCGGCGCCAAGGGGTCCCGCTGGCGCGGCCGGCAGAACCGCGAGAAGCGCTTCACCTTCGTCCTGGCCGTCGTCATCGGCGTGTTCGTCGCCTGCTGgttccccttcttcttcacctACACCCTCACCGCCCTCTGCTGCCCCGCCCCGCGGACCCTCTTCAAGTTCTTCTTCTGGTTCGGCTACTGCAACAGCTCCCTCAACCCCGTCATCTACACCATCTTCAACCACGACTTCCGCAGGGCCTTCAAGAGGATCCTCTGCCGGGGGGGCGGCAAGAGGACCGGCTGA